The Lacticaseibacillus rhamnosus DNA window TAGCGTTGATGTTATGACCAAGGCAGATAGGGGGTTAAGGGATGCGGTTACAGGAAAAGGTCGCCAAAAGAATCCACGAATTAAGACTCAGCAAATCCATGACCCAGGAACAACTAGCCGAAAAAGCCAACATGGACGTTTCCATGCTAGCCAGAATCGAACGCGGAAGCCGCGGCGACATCAGAATGAGCACACTAGAACGCATCGTTTCCGGATTAGACGTCAGTTATCAAGAATTCTTCACTTTTCCAGAAGACGGAGATGAGACAACCGAACTGGCTTCTTCAATCGCTTTGATTAAAGATCCAGAAGTTATCCGGGCACTCCACAAGATCGTGAACACGTTGATTCAAAAGGACAATAAGTGATGACCATGCGTAAACGACTGATCATGAATTTATTTAATACAACATCTTTTCTTATATTCTCAAAAAGCAATTTTAAATTCTTACTCTTGTTTTCAACGTATTCAATCAAGTCTCATTAAAAAAGCCGCCAGTTTTGTGCAAATGCACGCGACTGGCGACTTTTTAGGCTCGGGGATTTTAAATAGTGTTCGTCTGATTGGGACTGGTCTGAAACGCAAAGTGGCCAATCTACTGGAGGCTTACGACTCTTCGAAATAATAGTCGTCTAACGTAAATGTTTGTACTGGTGTGATATGCAGACGATATTGTTCAACCAGTTCAGCAATTCGCTGCCCGTCAACTAAAGTTACTGAACGATTGCCACGAACCGCCTTAGCTTTTGCCTGATCTGTGAAGTAGCTGGTCGTAATGAAAATCCCATATTCCGCGTTAAAGCCATCCATAACGCCTTTAAACTTATCAATATCAGGTTCAGATACTGGGCTATCAGTAAACCGTTTCGCTTGAATTGCAACGCGTGATGTACGGAATTCACCAGATTCAAAGTAACCAAATCCATCAATACCATGATCAGCCGACTTCACTATTCCCATTTTCTTGTCAATCTTGACACCCATCTTTGAAATTAAAAGTCGCGAAAAGCTCTCAAACTTTGCTGGCGAAAACTGTTTCAGCTGACTGATTAACTGTGCCTGCCAAGTATCGGAATTATCATCTGCACTGTCAAGATCCGAAGTTATTGGCTCGACTTTGGCCGATGCTTGACTTGCATTTTTTGCGCGCCGCAAGTCACTTTTCTTTTGCCAATAATCGGCAATTCTCGCCGCCTCATCAGCAGATAGATACAAGCTAGCATCAGATGCGCGTCCTTTTTCTGTCAATGCAATATCTTGGCCGCGTTGTGGTGGTTCAATATACCCCAAAAGGCCCAATTCTTTTAATGAAAAATTGAAATCAAAATCAAATGGTACGTATTCTTTGCCGGATTTCGCTGCCACCTTTTCAAAAACATCATCGTAGGTAAAACCAGTTTCTTCGTTGTCAGCAATGCGCTTTTTTATTTGCTTTCTAGATGCAACCCCACCAATGTCTTGTAAAGCCAGCAAAATGGCACGACCAGCATTTCTTCGTTGATACGACATCTCTCTATCCCCCGTATACTCACTAATTCATTACGTCACAAACGCACCTCAAAGATCAAGCTATTTCAAGTCCTTAACCGTTCGAAAAAAAGGCAATTCTCTTAATTCTCCCGCATGATCAAGCGAGCCTCAGCCGCAGTCGGTGCTTTCCACTTCTCATACGCTCGCTGATAAATACCTGGAATCTTTTTGATCCGGCTATTCATTTCATCACGATCAAACTCATTCATATCAAAATGATCAAGCCAAAACCACTCGCGCATAGCTTGCTTCTCTTCAATATCATGATCAGTGCCAGAAGTCGGATTCTGAAAAGCATCCTCCAACTGGTATAAGCCATATGTGCCACCGATGTCTTCAACAATGCCATAACCTGCGCCCGCAATAACCCGCGGCAAGTCCCGCACTTTAAGCTCTGGATCAGTCATAATGTCAACAAGCACAATACTAACCTTCCACCCATCACCATAATCGTAATTCAACACCGCCTCACGATGCCCCGGCGCAAAGACACTGTCAATCTGAGTAGCCACCGCATCGGCCACACTTGAACCATAAACTTCGCGGTCTTCGTCAACATCCGTCGTATAAACAGTGTCATCCTTAGATCGACGCAAAGAGTTTTGATTTGAAGGATCTTTAAAAACCGTCACATTGAACAGATGACGCGCCTGCATCTCAAAGGTTGTCATCACAGCATAGGCAAGCTGTGCAACGCTTCGATTCAGAGGAAGTTGAATCAACCGCCACGTCTCGGGCAGGACATCATGTAACTTGCAGTAAAAGGTGTAGATTGGTTTCGAAGCCATGTAATCCTCCATATTTTGCTGGGCAACTTCAAATAAATGTATCTGC harbors:
- a CDS encoding plasmid pRiA4b ORF-3 family protein, with the translated sequence MNIKAILSGKMQIHLFEVAQQNMEDYMASKPIYTFYCKLHDVLPETWRLIQLPLNRSVAQLAYAVMTTFEMQARHLFNVTVFKDPSNQNSLRRSKDDTVYTTDVDEDREVYGSSVADAVATQIDSVFAPGHREAVLNYDYGDGWKVSIVLVDIMTDPELKVRDLPRVIAGAGYGIVEDIGGTYGLYQLEDAFQNPTSGTDHDIEEKQAMREWFWLDHFDMNEFDRDEMNSRIKKIPGIYQRAYEKWKAPTAAEARLIMREN
- a CDS encoding helix-turn-helix domain-containing protein is translated as MRLQEKVAKRIHELRLSKSMTQEQLAEKANMDVSMLARIERGSRGDIRMSTLERIVSGLDVSYQEFFTFPEDGDETTELASSIALIKDPEVIRALHKIVNTLIQKDNK
- a CDS encoding restriction endonuclease; this encodes MSYQRRNAGRAILLALQDIGGVASRKQIKKRIADNEETGFTYDDVFEKVAAKSGKEYVPFDFDFNFSLKELGLLGYIEPPQRGQDIALTEKGRASDASLYLSADEAARIADYWQKKSDLRRAKNASQASAKVEPITSDLDSADDNSDTWQAQLISQLKQFSPAKFESFSRLLISKMGVKIDKKMGIVKSADHGIDGFGYFESGEFRTSRVAIQAKRFTDSPVSEPDIDKFKGVMDGFNAEYGIFITTSYFTDQAKAKAVRGNRSVTLVDGQRIAELVEQYRLHITPVQTFTLDDYYFEES